A single genomic interval of Bradyrhizobium sp. AZCC 1693 harbors:
- a CDS encoding carbohydrate ABC transporter permease, whose product MSVTTLPSHRVALRQPGWIARLFDYKPFLIVMCLAPAIGLLTVFLTYPLGLGVWLAFTDTTIGQRGVFIGLENFQYLLKDPLWWNAVFYSIFYTGVATIGKFALGFWLALLLNNHFPLKSLLRAIVLLPWIVPTVLSALAFWWIYDPQFSIISYLLVDVLHIRSTNIDFLGTPWPARFSLIVANIWRGIPFVAISLLAGLQTISPSLYEAAMLDGASAWQRFRYITFPMMMPILAIVMTFSIIFTFTDFQLVYAITRGGPVNSTHLLATLAFQRGIAGGELGEGAAIAVSMIPFLVFATLFSYFGLARRKWQQGEAND is encoded by the coding sequence ATGTCTGTAACGACTCTACCATCGCACCGCGTGGCGCTCCGGCAACCGGGCTGGATCGCACGCCTGTTCGACTACAAGCCGTTCCTGATCGTGATGTGCCTTGCACCCGCGATCGGGCTGTTGACGGTGTTCCTCACCTATCCGCTGGGCCTGGGCGTCTGGCTCGCCTTCACCGACACCACGATCGGCCAGCGCGGCGTCTTTATCGGCCTGGAGAATTTCCAGTATCTGCTCAAGGATCCCTTGTGGTGGAACGCGGTGTTCTACAGCATCTTCTACACAGGGGTCGCGACCATCGGGAAATTCGCGCTCGGCTTCTGGCTGGCGCTGCTGCTCAACAACCACTTCCCGCTCAAGAGCCTGTTGCGCGCCATCGTGCTGCTGCCGTGGATCGTGCCGACGGTGCTGTCGGCGCTGGCGTTCTGGTGGATCTACGATCCGCAGTTCTCGATCATCTCCTATCTCTTGGTCGACGTGCTGCATATCCGCTCGACCAATATCGATTTCCTCGGCACGCCCTGGCCGGCGCGCTTCTCGCTGATCGTGGCCAACATCTGGCGCGGCATTCCCTTCGTGGCGATCTCGCTGTTGGCAGGCCTGCAGACGATTTCGCCATCGCTCTATGAGGCGGCGATGCTGGACGGGGCCAGCGCCTGGCAGCGCTTCCGCTACATCACCTTCCCGATGATGATGCCGATCCTCGCGATCGTGATGACGTTCTCGATCATCTTCACCTTTACCGATTTCCAGCTCGTCTACGCCATCACCCGCGGCGGGCCGGTCAACTCCACCCATCTGCTCGCGACGCTGGCGTTCCAGCGCGGCATCGCCGGCGGCGAGCTCGGCGAAGGTGCGGCGATCGCGGTGTCGATGATCCCGTTCCTGGTGTTCGCGACATTGTTCAGCTACTTCGGCCTCGCGCGCCGCAAATGGCAGCAGGGAGAAGCCAATGACTGA
- a CDS encoding ABC transporter substrate-binding protein — protein MRNDITRRDALALGASAAAIAVTGASAQTASGIKAADVPAPKLAIEKGASLRMLRPVRFVQADEDVFRANAAKFTKETGVEVKVDFVGWEDINQQTAVTSNSGAGPDVIIGFSDAPHIYVDKLVELTDVADYLGKRYGGWQPLAQKYGKRNKSDAWIGLPFGASAGPLIYRKSILQSVGFDKVPEDHAGILDLCRKLQKAGKPAGFALGNARGDGNGFANWVLWSHNAALLDEEGNIVINSKETIAALNWVKELYPTFIAGTPSWNDVSNNRAYSSQEISLTANGVSLYFSLKNDPATRAIAEDSEHQLLPKGLAKISPMAGLTLNAMLFKHSQYPNAAKAFLQYMLEKDQYEPWLNANSGYWSQPLAAYAEAKVWSEDPKVKIFKDTMNSTYYDGYKGPISTATGAVGADYVLIQMCAAVATGASTPETAAAEAEQRCKRYFRRQGR, from the coding sequence ATGAGGAACGACATCACCCGTCGCGACGCGTTGGCTTTGGGCGCATCCGCGGCTGCGATCGCCGTGACCGGCGCTTCGGCGCAAACCGCATCCGGCATCAAGGCTGCCGACGTCCCGGCGCCCAAGCTTGCGATTGAGAAAGGCGCGAGCCTGCGCATGCTGCGCCCGGTGCGCTTCGTGCAGGCTGATGAGGACGTGTTCCGCGCCAATGCAGCCAAATTCACCAAGGAGACCGGCGTCGAGGTCAAGGTCGACTTCGTCGGCTGGGAAGACATCAACCAGCAGACCGCGGTGACGTCGAATTCCGGCGCCGGCCCCGACGTCATCATCGGCTTCTCGGACGCGCCGCACATCTATGTCGACAAGCTGGTCGAGCTGACCGACGTGGCCGACTATCTCGGCAAGCGCTATGGCGGCTGGCAGCCGCTGGCGCAGAAATACGGCAAGCGCAATAAGAGCGACGCCTGGATCGGATTGCCGTTCGGCGCCAGCGCCGGCCCCTTGATCTACCGCAAATCAATTCTGCAATCGGTCGGCTTCGACAAGGTCCCGGAAGACCATGCCGGAATCCTGGATCTGTGCCGCAAGCTGCAAAAGGCCGGCAAGCCGGCCGGCTTCGCGCTGGGCAACGCCAGGGGCGACGGAAACGGCTTCGCCAACTGGGTGCTGTGGTCGCACAACGCCGCCCTGCTCGACGAGGAAGGCAACATCGTCATCAACAGCAAGGAGACCATCGCCGCGCTGAACTGGGTCAAGGAACTGTACCCGACCTTCATCGCCGGCACGCCGTCGTGGAACGACGTCAGCAACAACCGCGCCTATTCCTCGCAGGAAATCTCGCTGACCGCCAACGGCGTCTCGCTGTATTTCTCGCTGAAGAACGATCCGGCGACCCGCGCGATCGCCGAAGACAGCGAGCACCAGCTGCTGCCGAAGGGCCTCGCCAAGATCTCGCCGATGGCGGGCCTGACGCTGAACGCGATGCTGTTCAAGCACAGCCAGTATCCCAACGCCGCAAAGGCATTCCTGCAGTACATGCTGGAAAAGGACCAGTACGAGCCGTGGCTCAATGCCAACTCCGGCTATTGGTCGCAGCCGCTTGCCGCCTACGCCGAAGCCAAGGTTTGGTCCGAAGATCCGAAGGTCAAGATCTTCAAGGACACCATGAACAGCACCTATTACGACGGCTACAAGGGGCCGATCTCGACGGCAACCGGCGCCGTCGGCGCCGATTACGTGCTGATACAGATGTGCGCGGCGGTTGCGACAGGTGCCTCGACCCCGGAGACTGCGGCCGCGGAAGCGGAGCAGCGCTGCAAGCGATATTTCCGGCGGCAGGGCCGGTAG
- a CDS encoding C-terminal binding protein: protein MPKYRVVTPKGASFTVAGGGYDYEKEALDPIGAEIIEAPANEAEFIAAAKTADAIYAKGMPITKAVIDALENCKVITLGSVGVDSVDVKAATARGIPVTNIPDTFIEEVADHAMMLLLAGFRRLVEQDKMVRTGRWSEGRPALLKIPRLMGQTLGFISFGRVARAVAKRAAPFGLRMMAYDPFIQETLLYDHGVMPATLNEVLSQSDFVSMHAPARPEVHHMLTEKHFRQMKKSAVFINTGRGATVDEEALIKALQEGWIAHAALDVLEKEPPSHNNPMLSMENVTLTAHVASASARFDEARKRRVGYELSLVLQGMWPVSCVNPSVLQDTALRRWQPVSMDRGPNS, encoded by the coding sequence ATGCCGAAATACAGGGTGGTGACGCCGAAAGGCGCGAGCTTCACGGTCGCCGGCGGCGGCTACGACTATGAAAAGGAAGCGCTCGACCCGATCGGGGCCGAAATCATCGAGGCGCCAGCGAACGAGGCGGAATTCATCGCCGCTGCAAAGACCGCGGACGCGATCTACGCCAAGGGCATGCCGATCACCAAAGCGGTCATCGATGCGCTCGAAAACTGCAAGGTGATCACGCTCGGCAGCGTCGGCGTCGACTCCGTCGACGTCAAGGCCGCCACCGCCCGCGGCATTCCCGTCACCAACATCCCCGACACCTTCATCGAGGAGGTCGCCGACCACGCCATGATGCTGCTGCTGGCCGGGTTCCGGAGGCTGGTCGAGCAGGACAAGATGGTGCGCACCGGCCGCTGGTCGGAGGGACGTCCGGCGCTCTTGAAGATCCCGCGGCTGATGGGCCAGACGCTGGGCTTCATCTCGTTCGGCCGGGTGGCGCGCGCGGTCGCCAAGCGCGCGGCGCCCTTTGGCTTGCGCATGATGGCCTACGATCCCTTCATCCAGGAAACGCTGTTGTACGATCACGGCGTGATGCCGGCGACGCTGAACGAGGTGCTGTCGCAGTCGGATTTCGTCTCGATGCATGCGCCGGCCCGGCCCGAGGTGCACCACATGCTCACCGAGAAGCATTTCCGCCAGATGAAAAAATCCGCCGTCTTCATCAATACCGGCCGCGGCGCCACCGTGGACGAGGAAGCGCTGATCAAGGCGCTGCAGGAGGGCTGGATCGCGCATGCGGCGCTGGACGTGCTGGAAAAGGAGCCGCCGTCCCACAACAACCCGATGCTTTCGATGGAAAACGTCACCCTGACCGCGCATGTGGCCTCGGCATCGGCACGTTTTGACGAGGCGCGCAAGCGCCGCGTGGGCTACGAATTGTCACTGGTCCTGCAGGGGATGTGGCCGGTAAGCTGCGTCAATCCGTCGGTGCTGCAAGACACCGCGCTCCGACGCTGGCAGCCCGTCAGCATGGATCGCGGCCCGAACAGCTAG